The genomic segment TTTCGTCAAAATTACCATTGTAATATGATTTGACTAACTCATCGAATAAATCATTATATTTATTATTCATTAAGACACCTCCAAATTGCAAAAATATCTATTATATATTATTATATATTTATTTGCATATATTAATACTAAAATTCAGCATAAGTTAAATTAAAATAGAGAAAAATAAGAAAATGGAAGGAAAAACAAACAGAGATGTAGAATAAATATTTAAATTACAATTAATAAATTTTATGTTAATCTTGAATTTTACTAATTGTAAACGTATAATTAGAATTGAATTTTGTTCTTATTGGGGAGATGTAGAAATGTTTATTTATATATTAAATATTTTAAATGATGGGGCACGGAAAAATAAAATTAATGAGTTATCAAACAGTGAAATTATTAATGATACAGATTATATCTCGAGGTTAGCAAATATTAAAAGAGGTTCTGATATTAAAAGTTTTAATAGTAAAATAGAAGATATTGTAGCAATTTTGGATAAATATAAATTGAATAGAAATGACAGAATTGAACTTTTAAGTAAGTTTATAGTTTGTAATGACTATAATTGGATAATTGAAAATGCACATGATAATTTTTATATTAAAAAAAAAGAAAAAGTAATCATAGATTCAATATCAATGTTAGAAAATATGTTAATGAAAGCAATGTTTTAGATTCAGAAAGAGATTTGATTGAAATATTAATTTAAAATAAAAAGGAGCACTAAATATAGTGCTCCTTATATTCAATGAAATTAAGCTCTGTTTACTGAACCGAATAATTCCATTTTTTCTTTAACTGTAGCTTTGATAGCTTCGAATCCAGGATTTAATAACTTTCTTGGGTCAAATCCTTTTCCTTCTAAATCTTTTCCAGCTTCAATATATTTTCTAGTAGCTTCTTGGAATGATAATTGGCATTCAGTATTAACATTGATCTTAGCTACTCCAAGAGATATAGCTTTCTTTATCATATCTTCAGGGATTCCAGTACCACCATGTAATACTAATGGCATTGAAGTTCCTACAGCTTCTTCAATTTTAGCTAATGCATCAAAATCTAATCCAGCCCAGTTTGCAGGGTATTTTCCATGAATGTTTCCAATACCAGCAGCTAACATAGTAACTCCTAATTCAGCGATTTGTTTACATTCATTTGGATCAGCAACTTCACCTTTACCTACAACTCCGTCTTCTTCTCCACCAATTGAACCAACTTCTGCTTCTAAAGAAAGTCCTTTTTCATTAGTTATAGCAACTAATTCTTTAGTTTTTTCAATATTTTCAGCTATTGGATAGTGAGATCCATCGAACATGATTGATGAAAATCCAGCTTCGATACATTTTTTTGCACCTTCATAGCTACCGTGATCTAAATGTAAAGCAACTGGTACAGTGATGTTTAATTCTTCTATCATTGCTTTAACCATTGCAGATACAGTCTTATATCCTGTCATATATTTTCCAGCACCTTCAGATACACCTAAGATAACTGGTGAATTATTTTCTTGTGCAGTTAATAATATAGCTTTAGTCCATTCTAAGTTGTTGATGTTGAATTGACCAACTGCGTATTTTCCTTGTCTAGCTTTGTTTAACATTTCTTTAGCTGATGTTAACATTTTACGACCTCCGTATACTTGTATATTTATTATAATAACTATAATAGCTTAAGAAAACTGATTTATGTACTTTACACATCAGTTTTTCCTTTTTCAAACTTATTATACTCTAAAATTAGCTATATGAAAACAATAAATTGAAAAATCTGCTTCTTTTAATAAGTCATATGTATCTTTATACGAAATTTACATAATATATATTTAGATAATAAAGAACTTATTTTATGAAAGAGTGGTAATATGTAGGATTATGTATAAGAAAAAGATTTTTAAGGGAAAAATTGAAACATTCTAAAAATGATTAAGATGTTAAAATTTTATTACATGTGAGGAGGTCATTTTTTGTTTAACATAGGAGATAGAGTTGTATACCCAAGTCAAGGAATAGGAATAATTGATGTTATAGAAGAAAAAGAACTCAATGGTGAAAAAATAAAATGCTATATAATACACTTAATTAATAATACTATGAAGTTAACTTTGCCTATTAGTACAGCAAATACATCTAATATGAGGTTAATAAGTGATATTAAAACTTTGGAGAATAGCTTAAAACATGTAGATAGATTTGTGGCGGAGGCAGAGAAGTTTTCTAAAATTAATTATAAAGAAAGAAGAAGCGTGAGCAAAATAAAAATAAAATCAGGTACATTTGATGAATTTCTTGAATTAATCTTTGATCTAACACAATTAAAAAAATGGCATAGTTTAAATTCAAGTGAAAAACAAATGTTAAATTATATAAAGAAAATTGTTATAGAGGAGATAGCTCAAGCTAAAGGATTAACAAGCAATGAAGCTTCTGAGTTATTAGATCTTTCAATCAATTTAAATAAGTTAAGTTAAAAGGTTTGCTATTTTACTGAAGTATGTTATAATAGTTATTGTAAATAAAAGGTTTTTTATAGATATGTAAATTTCTCCTTTAGAGAATTATATGAATCAATATATTAATCTTTAGTTAAAGGAGGAACTTTATATGACAGATAAGACTTTAGTATGCAGAGATTGTGGAGAAGAATTTGTTTTCACTGTGGGAGAACAAGAATTCTACCAAGAAAAAGGATTTACTAATGAACCTACAAGATGTATATCTTGCAGAAGAATTAAAAAGGAACAAAATAATAGAAGATAATATTATTTTATTAAGAGTTGTAAGATTTTCTTACAACTCTTTTTTGATATATAAAGGTATAAAAGAGTAAATATTGAAATCTAATTATGTTAATTGAGTAAGTAGTATAAGGTAGGAAAATAAATTACCGCGAAGTGTGTGTGGTTAAGTCACATTTATTTTATAGGAGTCTATATGATTATTTTATATAGCATTGACTGAAATTTTTAATCATTGTGATAAAGTCACAGAAGATATCAACCATTTTAGCTAAACTTAAATTAAAGAAATGCATTGCATTTATAAAAGGAGAGAGCTATTATGGATAGAAAAATTATTATTATTGGTGGAGTTGCTGGAGGTGCCTCAACAGCAGCTAGACTTAGAAGGTTAGATGAAAATGCTGAAATTATTATGATAGAAAAAGGTGAATATATATCTTTTGCTAATTGTGGACTTCCATATTATATAGGAGAGACCATTGATGAAAGAGGGAAACTAATAGTTCAAACTGTAGAGGAAATGAGTAGTAAGTTTAATTTAGATATAAGAAATTTAAATGAAGCTATTAGCATAGATAAGGAAAACAAAAAAGTTAGAGTAAGAAATATTAGAACAAAGGAAGAGTATGATGAAACTTATGATATTTTAGTTTTATCTCCAGGAGCAGCACCAATCAGACCTAAAATACCTGGAATAGAGGAATGTAGTAGTTTATTCACTCTTAGAAATATACCAGATACAGATAGAATTAAAGCTTATGTGGATAATAATAAACCAAAACATGCAACAGTAATAGGTGGAGGATTTATAGGCTTAGAGATGGTAGAAAATCTTCATGCTAGGGGAATAGATGTTACACTTATAGAAGCAAGTGATCAGGTTATGGCTCCTCTTGATATAGAAATGGCAAGTATATTACATGAACATTTAATAGATAAAAATGTTGAACTAATATTAAAAAATGGAGTGTCTGAATTTAAAGACAATGGAAAAAAAATTATACTTGATAGCGGAAAAGAAATAAAAACGGATATGATAATATTATCAATTGGAGTTAGGCCAGAAACAGCAATTGCAAGGCAAGCTAATCTTAAATTAAATGAAAGAGGCGCTATTATAGTTGATAAATTTATGAAAACTTCAGATTCAAGCATCTATGCATTGGGAGATGCAGTAGAAGTCATAGACTTTGTAAATAAAAAACCAACAATGATTCCTTTAGCTTGGCCTGCAAACAGACAAGGTAGGATAGTAGCCGATAATATATGTGGAAAAAACGTTGAATATAAAGGTACTCTTGGATCATCTGTTGCAAAGATATTTGATTATACGGTAGCTACAACAGGCAATAATGAAAAGATATTAAAAAGGTTAGGTATAGAATATGAAACAATACATATACACCCAGGTTCTCATGCTGGATATTACCCAGGATCTTTTCCTATATCCTTAAAGATGTTGTTCGATCCAAAGTCAGGGAAAATATTTGGAGCACAAGGTGTGGGAATTGATGGCGTTGAGAAACGTATAGATGTTTTAGCAACAGCTATTAAAGGGAATCTTACAGTTTTTGATTTGCAAGATATTGAGCCGTGTTATGCACCTCCATACAATTCTGCAAAAGATCCAGTTAATATGCTTGGATATTATGCATCAAATATTGTGGAAGGAATAACGAAAACAATTCAATGGGATGAAATTGATAGCTTAGATAAAGAAAAATCAGCAATTATAGATATAAGAGAAGAATTTGAATTAGTTACAGGTACTTTAAAAAATTCTATTCATATTCCTCTAGAAAAATTAAGAGATAGATTAAATGAAATCCCAAGAAACAAGGATATATATGTTACATGCCAAGTCGGTCTAAGAGGATATATTGCTTGCAGAATACTTGAACAAAATGGAATAAAATGTACAAATATAGATGGAGGAATGAAAACATATCTATATGTAAAGAGAGCTAAAGAAATGATTAGAAATCAGTTTGAAAAGAGTGAGAGAATTAATAATGAGGTAGCCGCAATGAGGGAAGAAAATATAGATTTAGGCAAAGTAAATGCTGATATTAAGCTGAATGCATGTGGCCTTCAATGTCCAGGACCAATAAAAAGAGTGTTTGAAGAAGTTAAGAAAATGGAAAGTGGAAGTGTTTTAGAAGTTAAAGCAAGTGACCCTGGATTTAGTAAGGATATAAAATCATGGTGCGACTCAACAGGAAATACATTACTAAAATCAGAATTTGATAATAAAGGAAAAGCATTTGTAGCGTATATTCAAAAGGGAAGAGAATTAAAATCAGTAGAAAAAACACTATCTCCGAAAACTGCTGAAAAAAATGGAGCTACATTAGTAGTATTTAGTGGGGATCTAGATAAAGCAATAGCTTCGTTTATTATAGCTACAGGAGCGGCATCTATGGGAAAAGAAGTTACTATGTTCTTTACTTTTTGGGGATTAAATATATTAAAAAGCCAAGATAAGCCTAGTGTAACTAAAGATATTATGGAAAAAATGTTTGATACTATGCTCCCAGCACATGCTGGTAAATTACCATTATCACAAATGAACATGATGGGTATGGGGCCTGTTATGATAAAGAAGATAATGAAAAAGCATAATGTTGATAGCTTAGAAACATTAATAAAAAATGCTATAGATATGGGGGTTAAAGTGGTAGCGTGTTCTATGAGCATGGAGTTAATGGGTATTAAAAAAGAAGAATTTATTGATGGGGTTGAAATTGGTGGAGTTGCTTCATATTTAGGATCAACAGAAGGTTCTGGACTAAATTTATTTATTTAATTAATAATTGTTTGTAATATAAATAATTTATAGACTTGGTGATTAATAATTTCATCAAGTCTATTTTTTATTGTTTGTTTTTACAATGATTGGTGATAATATAAAATTATAGAAGACAAGTATTGGAATTAAAATATATAATTAAAATGGGATATATTTTAATTTGAAAATATTATAATCCAGGTAAAACAATTTAATAAACGTTTATATAAAGATATTAATATGAAAGCGAGGAATTCTATGAGAGATTTAGAAAAGGGCTCAAATTTAAAGACAAAAAAGAAAAATACGAGTATGATACTAGCTGCGTTCATGATTTTCATTTTGCCAATAATATTGGTATTTATAGGGGCTTTTATAGGTGGAATAATAGGTGAAAATATGCTAGTGGCTTCTAATAGAACTTTTCAAATCGTAGGTGGAGTAATTGGCTTTTTGTTATCAGCTATAATAGTCAAAGCGTTTGATAAACATTCAAAAGCAGATGAAAAGGCTGAGAAGATTTATTGGGATGATTTATAAATAACTGATAGAGATAATGAGGAATTGCTAAATAAAAAATATTTGTTGACAATTGTTTAATATATAGTAACTAAGCATATATTTCCTACATAATTTATAAGTACAAGAACTTTTATAGGAGAAATATATGATTAACTTAGTATTAACACCGCTTCACTATATTTATCTTATTTTTATAATTATAATTATATTGGCTATGGTGAAGAAGAAAGATATCTCTCTTTTATGTATACTAGGCATTTTTATTCTGGGATTGGCTGGAACAGAATCAATTTATAAATCTGTAATGGGAGTATTTAATAGTTTTGTTTATGCAGCAAAGGAATTGATGCCAACAATTTTTATAATATCAATAATAACAGCAATGAGTAATACATTAATGGACTCTGGAATAAATGATGAGATGGTGTCTCCTTTTAGAAAAGTGATTAAAAATTATTGGATTGCTTATTGGGTAATTGGAATTTTTATGATGGTTTTATCGTGGTTTTTCTGGCCATCTCCAGCAGTTGCACTTATAGGGGCATTGTTTCTACCTATTGCTAAGAAAGCTGGACTTCCAGCTATGGGAGTAGCTATTTCAATGAATTTATTTGGACATGGTATAGCTTTATCAAGCGATTATATAATTCAGGCAGCACCAAAACTTACTGCTGATGCAGCAAGTATACCGGTTTCTGAGGTTATATCTGCAAGTATTCCACTTGAACTAACAATGGGAATAGTTACAACTGTTGCTGCATTTTATTTCCTTAGAAGGGAGATTAAATCAGGAGAGCTGCCTAGTCAATACGAGGAAATAGAAGATTCAACATCAATTTCAAGATCTTCAATGCTTATTTCTTCAAAAAAAGTAAGAAGGTTTTTAGCATTATTAATTCTAGTATTGTTTGCATTAGATATTTTTATAATGTATATTGCTAAATTACAAGGTGGTGATGCAACAGCGCTTATTGGAGGTACTGCCATATTTATCCTGAGTTTAATTTCGATACTAGCTTATAAAGAAAAATCCCTAGATAAAATTACTGATAATCTTGTTAAAGGGCTTCAGTTTGGTTTTAAAATATTTGGAGTCGTTATACCAATAGCTGCATTTTTTTATTTAGGTGACTCGGCGTTTACAGATATATTTGGAAAGATACTTCCAGAAGGCTCAAACGGCATAGTTAATGACTTAGGTGTTGCGCTTGCAAATAACGTTCCAATAAACTCAACTATTTCTGCTGGTACACTTACAGTGGTTGGTGCAATTACAGGATTAGATGGGTCAGGCTTTTCAGGAATATCTTTGGTAGGATCCATTTCCAAAATATTCTCAACTGCTTTGGGAGGTGGCGTTGCAACGTTGACAGCCTTAGGACAAATTGCAGGAATATGGGTAGGTGGAGGAACCGTGATCCCATGGGCAATAATACCAGTAGCAGCTATTTGCGGTGTGGATGCATTTGAATTAGCCAAAAAAAATCTCAAACCCGTTGTTATAGGATTAATCATTACAACAATAGTAGCAATAATTATTATTTAACAAGTAAAATAAGGCTAAATTAAATAACTACATCATTATTAAAATAGAAGATTCCGATTAAAAGACTCCACTAATTTGTGATTTAGGGAGTCTTATTTTTTTCATATATATTGAAAAATAATTCTTCATTAAATTTCTAAAAACATTGCAAGAATTCTAGCCGTAATTGTGAATTATGAAATGTGCATTGTAAATTTAAACATAATATATAATAAAAGATGCAATGTGAAATATAAATGAACCCATACAATTGCTAGAGAACTCCTATAGTGTTATAATAATCACAACATTTTCCTATGAAGATAGAATAATACAATAAGGGGGACTATTATATGGAAAATAAGAATTCAAGAATTGTAAAAGTAATTCAGACGGGTGTCCTTGCAGCATTATGCTTTGTATCATTTACTTTTCTTTCAATAAAAATACCTGTAGGTGAAGATGCGGTTTCACTGCACATTGGGAATGCGTTTTGTGTATTAGCAGCATTACTTCTAGGAGGCTGGTATGGTGGATTATCAGGGGCTATAGGTATGACAATATCAGATCTATTAGATCCAACATATGCAATCGGAGCACCTAAAACTTTCATTTTAAAGTTATGCATTGGTTTGATAACTGGTTTAATTGCTCATAAATATGCAAAAATAGATGAAAGTAGCGATAAAAAGTATATAGCTAAATGGACCATTATTGCTGCAATTGGAGGATTAGCTTTTAATGTTGTTTTTGATCCTATAGCTGGATATTTTTATAAACAATATATTCTTGGGCAGCCACAGCAAATGGCAGCAGCCTTGGCAAAAATAAGTGTATTTGCAACCTTTGTTAATGCCATAGTATCAGTAATATTAGTAAGTATTATTTATAATGCTATAAGACCCGTTTTATCAAAGTCTGGATTATTATTGCCAGTTGGAGAAAGAAAATCTATAGTAAAATAATAACTTTATTTTTTTATGTAATAAACCATCAAAATCAAAATTTCTGATTTTGGTGGTTTTTACTAATTTAAAATACAATAAATTTTAATTTTTATAAGACCATATTATCATATAGATGAGAGTTTTATTCTTTGTGATTAGGTTAATGTTCGTGTTTGTAAGAAAAAAAAGAAGAAAAAAATAATTTGTTATTGATTTTTATTAATATATGAGCTAAAATTACCTAGTAATAAGAACTATTTTTGAAAAAAAGTTAATAATATTCACTTATATAAATCTGATAATAAGGGTCGGATGTTTCTACCAAGCTACCGTAAATTGCTATAGGACTATAAGTGTCTACTTAAAAATTATATTTAATGTCAAGGAGAGATAAGAATGAATTATGATGTAATAATAGTAGGTGCTGGTCCAGCAGGAATATTTACTGCATATGAACTAAAGAAACAAAAACCTCAATCTAAAATCCTTTTAGTTGAATCAGGGAAGAGCATTGACAAGAGACATTGTCCAAAAGATAAAACTAAAAAGTGTGTGTCATGCAAACCTTATTGTCATATTACTACTGGATTTTCTGGCGCAGGAGCGTTTTCAGATGGAAAGCTATCTTTAAGCTATGAAGTGGGTGGAGATCTACCTGAACTTGCAGGTGCTGATTTAATACAAGAATACATAGACTATACAGATTCAATTTATTTGGACTTTGGAGCAGATACTAAAGTTGAAGGTGTAGGAAATAATGAAGCAGTTAAAGAAATAAGAAGAAAAGCAATACAAGGTGGATTAAAATTAGTAGATTGTCCAATAAGACATTTAGGAACTGAAAAAGCTCAAGAGATATATTTGAAGATTCAAAAACATCTATTAAATGATGGCGTTGAAATTAAATTTGATACAACAGTTAAAAATCTTTTGATAAGAAACAATGAAGTATCTGGGGTATTAATAACAGATTCATTAACTAGAACTAATGATGAAGAAATGTTTTCAGATAAAGTAGTTGTAGCAACAGGTAGAAAAGGGGCTGATTGGTTAAAAGACATGTGTATTGAGCACAAGATAAATCATAGTGCAGGACCAGTTGATATAGGTGTTAGAGTTGAGCTCAGAAATGAAGTAATGGAAAGTGTAAATAATGTACTTTATGAATCGAAACTTATAGGGCATCCAGCACCATTTAAAGATAAGGTTAGGACTTTCTGTCAAAATCCAGGTGGTTTTGTAAGTCAAGAGAATTATGATAATAATTTAGCAATAGTTAATGGCCACTCTTATAAAGATAAGAAATCTGATAATACAAACTTAGCAATTTTAAGTTCACATAATTTTTCGGCTCCTTTCAATGAACCAATTGAATATGGGCAGAAGGTTGCGGAACTTGTTAATATGTTGGGAAATGGAAAAATATTAGTTCAAAGATATGGAGATATATTGGATGGTAAAAGAACTTGGGAAAAGGAATTGTACGAATCAAACGTTAGACATACATTACCAGACGCAGAAGCTGGAGATTTAACATCAGCTATGCCATATAGAACTATGACAAATATTTTAAACTTTATACAAGCCATGGATACAGTAGTTCCAGGATTTGCAAGCAGAGAAACATTATTATATGGTCCAGAAATAAAATTCTACAGTAATAGAATTGATTTAGA from the Clostridium beijerinckii genome contains:
- a CDS encoding CoA-disulfide reductase, whose protein sequence is MDRKIIIIGGVAGGASTAARLRRLDENAEIIMIEKGEYISFANCGLPYYIGETIDERGKLIVQTVEEMSSKFNLDIRNLNEAISIDKENKKVRVRNIRTKEEYDETYDILVLSPGAAPIRPKIPGIEECSSLFTLRNIPDTDRIKAYVDNNKPKHATVIGGGFIGLEMVENLHARGIDVTLIEASDQVMAPLDIEMASILHEHLIDKNVELILKNGVSEFKDNGKKIILDSGKEIKTDMIILSIGVRPETAIARQANLKLNERGAIIVDKFMKTSDSSIYALGDAVEVIDFVNKKPTMIPLAWPANRQGRIVADNICGKNVEYKGTLGSSVAKIFDYTVATTGNNEKILKRLGIEYETIHIHPGSHAGYYPGSFPISLKMLFDPKSGKIFGAQGVGIDGVEKRIDVLATAIKGNLTVFDLQDIEPCYAPPYNSAKDPVNMLGYYASNIVEGITKTIQWDEIDSLDKEKSAIIDIREEFELVTGTLKNSIHIPLEKLRDRLNEIPRNKDIYVTCQVGLRGYIACRILEQNGIKCTNIDGGMKTYLYVKRAKEMIRNQFEKSERINNEVAAMREENIDLGKVNADIKLNACGLQCPGPIKRVFEEVKKMESGSVLEVKASDPGFSKDIKSWCDSTGNTLLKSEFDNKGKAFVAYIQKGRELKSVEKTLSPKTAEKNGATLVVFSGDLDKAIASFIIATGAASMGKEVTMFFTFWGLNILKSQDKPSVTKDIMEKMFDTMLPAHAGKLPLSQMNMMGMGPVMIKKIMKKHNVDSLETLIKNAIDMGVKVVACSMSMELMGIKKEEFIDGVEIGGVASYLGSTEGSGLNLFI
- a CDS encoding ECF transporter S component, encoding MENKNSRIVKVIQTGVLAALCFVSFTFLSIKIPVGEDAVSLHIGNAFCVLAALLLGGWYGGLSGAIGMTISDLLDPTYAIGAPKTFILKLCIGLITGLIAHKYAKIDESSDKKYIAKWTIIAAIGGLAFNVVFDPIAGYFYKQYILGQPQQMAAALAKISVFATFVNAIVSVILVSIIYNAIRPVLSKSGLLLPVGERKSIVK
- a CDS encoding SoxR reducing system RseC family protein; this translates as MKARNSMRDLEKGSNLKTKKKNTSMILAAFMIFILPIILVFIGAFIGGIIGENMLVASNRTFQIVGGVIGFLLSAIIVKAFDKHSKADEKAEKIYWDDL
- a CDS encoding zinc-ribbon domain-containing protein, which encodes MTDKTLVCRDCGEEFVFTVGEQEFYQEKGFTNEPTRCISCRRIKKEQNNRR
- the fba gene encoding class II fructose-1,6-bisphosphate aldolase yields the protein MLTSAKEMLNKARQGKYAVGQFNINNLEWTKAILLTAQENNSPVILGVSEGAGKYMTGYKTVSAMVKAMIEELNITVPVALHLDHGSYEGAKKCIEAGFSSIMFDGSHYPIAENIEKTKELVAITNEKGLSLEAEVGSIGGEEDGVVGKGEVADPNECKQIAELGVTMLAAGIGNIHGKYPANWAGLDFDALAKIEEAVGTSMPLVLHGGTGIPEDMIKKAISLGVAKINVNTECQLSFQEATRKYIEAGKDLEGKGFDPRKLLNPGFEAIKATVKEKMELFGSVNRA
- a CDS encoding CarD family transcriptional regulator, which translates into the protein MFNIGDRVVYPSQGIGIIDVIEEKELNGEKIKCYIIHLINNTMKLTLPISTANTSNMRLISDIKTLENSLKHVDRFVAEAEKFSKINYKERRSVSKIKIKSGTFDEFLELIFDLTQLKKWHSLNSSEKQMLNYIKKIVIEEIAQAKGLTSNEASELLDLSINLNKLS
- a CDS encoding NAD(P)/FAD-dependent oxidoreductase; the protein is MNYDVIIVGAGPAGIFTAYELKKQKPQSKILLVESGKSIDKRHCPKDKTKKCVSCKPYCHITTGFSGAGAFSDGKLSLSYEVGGDLPELAGADLIQEYIDYTDSIYLDFGADTKVEGVGNNEAVKEIRRKAIQGGLKLVDCPIRHLGTEKAQEIYLKIQKHLLNDGVEIKFDTTVKNLLIRNNEVSGVLITDSLTRTNDEEMFSDKVVVATGRKGADWLKDMCIEHKINHSAGPVDIGVRVELRNEVMESVNNVLYESKLIGHPAPFKDKVRTFCQNPGGFVSQENYDNNLAIVNGHSYKDKKSDNTNLAILSSHNFSAPFNEPIEYGQKVAELVNMLGNGKILVQRYGDILDGKRTWEKELYESNVRHTLPDAEAGDLTSAMPYRTMTNILNFIQAMDTVVPGFASRETLLYGPEIKFYSNRIDLDKNFETNIKGLHCLGDSSGWTRGLMMASAMGVIMGRKL